The nucleotide sequence ACGTGCGCGATCCCGCCACCAACGCCGTGCTGGTCAAGGCCGGCACCTTGATGGAGGAGAGCCACATCGACGCCATCCAGCAGGCTGGCGTGCAGGAGGTGAAGATCCGCTCGGCGCTGACTTGCGAGCTGGTCAACGGCATCTGCAAGATGTGCTACGGCCGCGATCTCGCGCGCGGTACGCCGGTCAACCACGGTGAGGCTGTCGGCGTCATCGCCGCGCAGTCGATCGGTGAGCCCGGCACCCAGCTGACGATGCGCACCTTCCACATCGGCGGCGCGGCGCAGCTGAACGAGCAGTCCTTCGTCGAATCGAACTTCGAGGGCAAGGTGGTCATCCGCAACAAGGCGATCGCTCGCAACAGCGAAGGTCACCTGATCGCGATGGTCCGCAACATGGTCGTGACGATCGTCGACCCCGACGGCAGCGAGCGTGCGACGCACCGTATCCAGTACGGTTCGCGCATGCATGTTGACGACGGCGACATGATCAAGCGCGGCCAGCGCATTGCCGAGTGGGATCCTTACACCCGCCCGATCCTCACGGAAGCGGAGGGCACAATCGGGTTCGAGGATCTGACCGAAGGTCTGTCGATCTCGGAAACGCTCGACGAGTCCACCGGTATCGCCAAGCGCGTGGTCATCGACTGGCGTGGAACGCGCGGTGGCGCGGATCTGCGTCCGGCGATCGTGATCAAGGGCAAGGACGGCAAGGTGCTCAAGCTCGCCCGCGGTGGTGACGCCCGCTACATGCTGTCGGTCGACGCGATTCTGTCGGTCGACATCGGGGCGACGGTGGAGCCGGGCGACATCCTGGCGCGTATCTCGACCGAGAGCGCCAAGACGCGCGACATCACCGGCGGTCTGCCGCGGGTGGCGGAGCTGTTCGAAGCGCGCAAGCCGAAGGATGCCGCGATCATCGCTGAGATCGCCGGCACCATCCGGTTCGGCCGCGACTACAAGAACAAGCGTCGCATCTCGATCGAGCCGGTCGACAAGACCGAGGAGGCGCGCGAGTACCTGATCCCGAAGGGCAAGCACATCCATCTCCAGGATGGCGACATCGTCGAGAAGGGTGACTTCATCGTCGAAGGCAACCCGGCGCCGCACGACATCCTGGCGATCAAGGGCATCGAGGAACTCGCGGCCTATCTGGTCAACGAGATCCAGGAGGTCTACCGGCTCCAGGGCGTGCTCATCAACGACAAGCACATCGAGGTGATTGTCCGTCAGATGCTGCAGAAGATCGAGGTCACCGATCAGGGCGACACCGACATGATCTCGGGCGAGCAGGTCGACAAGATCGAGTTCGACGCGCTGAACCTGAAGGCGCAGGAGGAGGGCAAGAAGCCCGCCACCGGCAATCCGGTTCTGCTCGGCATCACCAAGGCGAGCCTGCAGACGCGGTCGTTCTTCTCGGCGGCCTCGTTCCAGGAGACCACCCGCGTCCTCACCGAGGCGGCGGTCAACGGCAAGATCGATCCGCTCGAGGGTCTCAAGGAGAACGTCATCGTCGGCCGCCTGATTCCGGCCGGCACCGGCGCCTCCATGGCCCGCATCCGCGAGGTCGCTCTCAAGCGCGACAAGCTGATTCTCGACGAGCGCGAGAAGCAGGCGGCGATCGTGCCGGCGCAGCCCGAGCCGCAGCCGCTGGCACTGCCGCCCGCAGAGTAAACACAGCGTTGCGGCAGGGCCTGACGGTGTCAGGTTCTGCCGCTCGTTCATCTGATATAGAAAAGGCCGGCGCTTGCCGGCCTTTTTTTGACAAGATTTTCTCCTGTTGCCGCGCTGCTGCCCCGTTGTTCATCTTCCCTTCAGGCACAAAGGCGCTTCTGGGAGCATCAGATCCGCTGAGCTGATGTCCGTCCACCGCGCGTGGCGATGCGCCGATTTGCTCGGGCGCAAACCCTGTGCGGGCCGGGTAGGCTATGGCCGATCGAGCCCCAAGGGTGGCAGACCCGAAACACGGACGACCGGCGCTGTCGCAGACAGCCGGAGATGGCGGAACTTCGATGCTTGACCTTGCGATTGTTGGTGGCGGTCCGGGCGGCCTGATGAGCGCCTGGTATTTGCGGCGGAAGCTCGGCGATCTCTGCAAGGTGACCATCTTCGAAGCATCCGACCGGCTCGGCGGCAAGATCGTCACGCGCAAGTTCGACACGGCGCCGGCCATGTACGAAGCCGGCGTCGCCGAGATCTACGACTACTCGATGACCGGCCCCGATCCCTTGCGCGAGCTGATCCAGCATTTCGGCCTGCAGACGATTCCGATGGACGCCTTGCAGGTGCAGCTCGACGGCGAACTGCTCGACGACGTTCCGGGACTTCGCCGCAAATACGGGCCGAAGACCGCCGCGGCGGTCGAGGCGTTTCGCAAGCGCTGCTCCGAGGTGATGTCGCCGGTCGAATATTACGAGGGCGTCGGCGCCCACGATAACGAGCACCCCTGGGCCTACAAGACCTGCGAGGAGCTGCTCGACGAGGAGGTCGAGGATCCGACCGCCAAGCGCTTCTTCAAGGTGATGTCGCGCTCCGACATCGCCACCGAGGCCCACAACACCAATGGCCTCAACGCGCTCAAGAACTTCGTGATGGATATCGACGACTACATCGGTCTGTATTCGATCCAGAACGGCAATGAGCAGCTGATCGAGTGCCTGCGCTCCGAGGTCGACGCCGACATCCAGCTCAACCACCGTGTGCTGCGCATCGGCAAGACCGAGCAGGGCCGCTATCGCCTCAACATGATGAACGGCAAGGGGCCGGAGACGCGCGAGTTCGATCTCGTGCTGGTGTGCCTGCCGCATTCCTGGCTGTCGACGGTCGGCTGGGAGGGCGAGAAGCTGCGCAAGTCGATGGTCAAGCACGTCGCCTATTTCGATCGTCCCGCGCACTATCTGCGCGTCTCGATCCTGTTTGATTCGCCGTTCTGGGGCGACAAGATCCCGGGCTCCTGGTTCATGTCGGAGGCGTTCGGCGGCTGCTGCATCTACAACGAGGGCTCGCGCCACGACGTCGGCAAACATGGCGTGCTGAACTGGCTGATCGCCGGTTCCGACGCGTTGGCGTTCGCCAACCTCTCCGACCAGGAGCTGATCGATGCCGCGCTGAAGTCGCTGCCGGCGGCGCTCGGCGATTCCAGCGCGCATTTCATGGAAGGCAAGATCCACCGCTGGCTGTCGTCGGTCAACGCGCTGCCCGGCGGCCTGCCGGTGCGCGACGTCATGACCAATCACCGCCCCGAGCCGAAGGAGCATCCGGGGATCGTGGTCGTCGGCGACTATCTGTTCGATTCGACGCTCAACGGCCTGCTCGATTCCTCGGATGCCGCGACCGACATCATCCTCACCGAGATGATGCGGCTGCGCCGCGCCAAGTCGCAGGCGGAGACGCCGCTCTCCGACAAGATCGATCGCGACTATTTCGACAATTATCGCGGGCAGGGGCCGTATGCCGAAGCCTGGTCGCACTTCACCGATCCGGACTATCTGCTCGGCCTGATCAAGATCGTCTGGAACAAGAGCAAGGGCAAAGGCTACAAGCTGCTGGTGGCCGGCTCCGCGAGCGGCGAACTGGTCGGCGCGCTGCGCGAGCGCGGCATCGATGCCTGGGGTATCGAGAACAACCGCTACATCCACGGCAAGACGCCGAAGGCGCTCAAGAAGTACAACAAACTCGGCTCGATCGCGGACCTGCCGTTCAAGACCGGGGAATTCGACTTCGTGTTTGAGACCAGCCTGTGCCATCTCGGCGACAAGCAGGTCGTGCGCGCGATTCGCGAGCTCAACCGCGTGGTCAAGACCGGGCTGGTGTTCGGCTCGATCACCTCGGACATGGCGCCGGCGCTTGTCGACCGCTACGACCTGCTGCGCGGCGTCAAGAAGCTCGGCACCTGGTGGGAATGGTCCGAGCTGTTCTTCGGCAACGGCTTCGATCTGGCGATGCACCGCCGCGACTGCACCGACGAGGTGTGGGCCGCAACTCTGGCCGCCAATAAGGGCCCGGGCCAGTGGTACGCCGACGCGGACAGCCTGCGCTACTCGTTCTTCGACAAGGTCGAGGACGACGAGGACTAGGCTTGCCTTCGGCGCGCGTCATTCTGGGGTAAGCTTGCTGACCTTGTCTGGGGCCAGCGGCCGGTCGCAACCTCGCTTGTTGCTCAGCATGGCCGGCTCGGCTGCCGGTGCGGCACCGTGTCGCGAGAATGCTGGCGGTCGACTCTCGCAGATGATAAAGCCGAGCCGCTTTCATCCGTTACGGTCATGCCGGCCGTGCAGGATCGGTTCGTTGAATGTCGCGCAAATCGTCAGTGCCGGGAAATCCCAAATCCAAATCGGCAGCCGATCCTGCTGATGAGCTGGACAAGAAGGGGGCTGCGGTCGCCGCCGGCCCGGCGGTTCCCAAACCTGGAACGGCGAAGTCGCCCGCGGGCGACAAGGCGCCCGTCATCGACGACGATGATGAGGACGAGGAGGACGACGCCGACCTCGATCTCGACGATGATGAGGACGACGAGGACCTCGTCGTCTACTCGGCCCGCGAGGCGGCCGGCGCGCTCGCGACGATCTACGGCTTCGTCTCGCCGCTGCTCGGCAAATACAAGAAGATGTTGGCCTTCGTCTCGATCGGCGTGCTGATCGAGACGCTGTTCAACGTCATCATGCCGCTCAGCCTCAAGTTCCTGATCGACGATGCGCTCGGCGAGGAGGATTTCGAGGCGCTCTACCGCATCCTCGGCGTGCTCGCGGTTGCCGGCATCTTCACCTCGATCGTCGCCGTGCTCTACGAACGCTGGGATGCGCGGCTCGCCGCCTGCATCATCTCGGACGTCCGCACGCGGCTGTTCGATCACGTGCAGAACCTGCCGGCGGCGTATTTCCAGCGCACCAAGCGCGGCGAGATCCTGTCGCGCTTTTCGGTCGACATGTCGGCGTTCGAAGGCGTGGTGAAGACCTTCGCCAACAGCGCCGCACTGCCGCTGCTCGAGCTCATCGCCGGCATCATCCTGATGCTGTTCCTCAACTGGCAGCTCGCCGCGATCGCGCTCTTGGTGTTCCCGATCACCCTGATCGGTCCGCGCATCCTGACGCCCAAGGCGGTGCAGGCCAATTACGAGCAGAAGCTCAACGAGGCCACGCTGCTCGGCGTGATCCAGGAGAACATCGCAGCCCAAGCCGTCATCAAGGCGTTCAGCCTGCACCGCAAGGTGTTCGGCTGGTTCTCGTTCCGGAACGACGCGGCGCGACGCAAGATGGCCGATGCGATGTTCCTCTCGACCATGGTCGAGCGCACGGTGACCATCGCGGTGCTGCTGCTGCACTTGGTTGTACTCGCGATCGGCGCCTATCTCGCCACCAAGGGCCAGATCACCGTCGGCACCTTCGTCACCTTCGAGAGCGCATTCTGGGAGGTGTCCTACAACATCGCCCACGTCATGCACTTCATCCCGGTGTCGATCTCCTCGGCGGCCGCGATCCGCCACATGCAGGAGCTGCTGGACGAGCCGACCCGTGGCGCCGACCGGCCGGGCGCGCCGGACCTGCCGCGCATCAGCCACGACATCACCTTCGAGCGCGTCGGCTTCCAGTACGAGGGCAGCCAGACACCGGTGCTCGACAATCTCAGCCTCAGGCTCGACGTCGGTAAGCGCATCGCCATCGTCGGTCCCTCCGGCTCCGGCAAGAGCACGCTGCTCAATCTGATCCTGCGGCTCTACGTGCCCGACGAGGGCCGTGTCACCATCGACGGCGTCGACATCCGGAAAGTCACGCGCGACTCGCTCCGCGGCAGCATGGCGGTCGTGTTCCAGGAGAACATGCTGTTCAACATGTCGCTGCGCGAGAACATCCGGCTCGGCAAGGAGAACGCCACCGACGACGAGGTGGAGGAGGCGGCCAAGAAGGCCGAGATCCACCGCTACATCATGAGCCTGCCGCAGAAATACGACACCCTGGTCGGCGAGCGCGGCGACACGCTATCCGGCGGCCAGCGCCAGCGCATCGCCATCGCCCGCGCCATCATCCGCAATCCGTCCGTGCTGTTGCTCGATGAGGCGACGTCGGCGCTCGACCAGACGACGGAAGCCGCCATCAACCGCACGCTGCTCAAGGTCTCCAAGGGCCGCACCATGATCTGGTCGACCCACCGCCTCACGTCAGTGGTGGAGATGGACGAGATCATCGTCATCTCCGGCGGCCGCGCCATCGAGCGCGGCAGCCACGCCGAGCTGTTGGCCAAGAACGGCACCTACCGCAAGCTCTGGGACGACCAGGGCCACCAGCCGAGCCGGCAGGATCAGGTCGACGACGACAGCGACGATGATGACGAGGAAGACGACCTCGAGGACGACGAGGATGATGAGGAGGACGACGAGGAATAGGCGTCGAGCGGCGTGCTCGCCAGACGGTGCTTGAGCCCGCGGCCGAGCGACACCGCGAATCGCGCCCAGCGCTGCGCCAGCCAATAAGGACTGGTGCCGATCGAGACCTCGCGGAACTGCCAGGCCTTCTGCAGCGACCACGCATCGCAAGCGGTCTTGACGGGATCGTCATAGAACGCGGCGATCTTGCCCTCGCTCATTCCGTCCGTCGCCAGCCAGCGCGGGATGTGGACGTTGCAGAGGCGCTCGACGTCGGTGAACACCTTGTCGGAGCCGGTGCCGGTGACCGGGCAGGTGGTGCAGAAGGCGTCTCCGATCAGCACCACACCGGGCATGCGGGTGCCGCTGTTGACGACGAGGTCGGCCGGCCGGACCTTGACGTCGCCGACAACGGCATAGTCGCCGGTGATCCGTCTGAGGCCGGGCAGGGCGGCATCCAGGGTTTCGACCGGATTGCGCCGGACCGCGCGGAGCCAAGGATCGTCGACCTCCCGATACGCGAACAGGTTCGCCCGCATCCGGTCGCCAATCGGGAACAGGGTGACGTAGGGCACGCGGGCGCTGGCCCGCTCCTGGAAATAGGTCATGGCCGGGAACGAGAAAGCCGGGCGGTCGACCGGCTCCAGATCGAAGCCGACCGAGATCGAATGGGCCGGGCTGGTGATCGTCCGGGTGATTCCCAGCTGATGCCGTAGGCCGACATTCAGACCGTTGGCGAGCACGACCAGCCGGGCGGAGATCGTCTCGCCGGTGGAGAGGACGACGGACTGCCGATCTTCTCCGGGGGTGACTGCAGTGGCCTTGGCTACGATTCGCAGAACCGAATCTGGAATCTCCTCGCGGACGGCCGCGACCAGCGCGTGGTAGTCGATGCCGTATTGGTGTACCGGCGCCCTATCGAGGACATAGCCGAATCGGGCGATCCAGTTCTCGGCCGCCAGCGTCGCGTCCCGCAGCGCCTTGTCCGCCGTCCCGGTGCGCCGGAAGCGCGCGATCTGCTCCGCGCCCGAGATCTTCTCGATTCGGAAGTCCGGCGGGTAAGCCGCGTGGGGATCGACCAGAATCGCCGCAATGCCGGCACGCCCGAGCATGGCCGCCGTGATCGAGCCGGCCAGCCCGCCGCCGATGATCGCGATGTCGGTGTAGTGCGGCATGGGACGCCTCGTCGAAGCGCCATCCTTGGCTTCCAATGCCGAACAAAGCCTTAGCCGCCCTGTTTCAGATTGTTGCGGAGGGTGAACGGAGAATCGGAGGAAGCAGTAGGGGGCAAAGGCGCGGCCGCGCTGCATCCGCGCCCGAGATGCCGGTGGCGCCGTGCCCACCGCCGGGCGGCTTGCTTGCAGCGAGGTGGTGGGCACGTTGCCGCCTCCGGCGGCCGCTTTGCCCACCCTACGACGTCACAATCTCCAACACCGTCAGAGGCTTGACTGGCCGACTTGAATGTATAGGTAAGCTTTGCTGGTCTTGGCTGCCTCGCAGCGATCCGTGCGCAGCCGCCCTCGACATAGAAACGGCCGGTTTGCGCGTCCTGCGGCGTCGTTTTGCTTGACTTGGGTATTTACCGCTTATAAAAGGCCGGCACTCAACGACAGGCGGTGAGCTTCGCCAGCGTCGGTACGGATCACCCGGACCGCCCTAACCAGGGCAGAACGGGCACCAACCTCGACGAATGCCGCTCAAACGCTGTCGATCATAGCTAGGCAATGCCAGAACGATTTTAGATCTCTCGAGCTCGTTCTCTTGAGACCAATTTCGGATGCATGACCTCGGTAGGCCGCCTTCAGCGCAAGCTGAAGGGTGCTGATCGCGGTCCTCTGTGGCGTCAAGCGCTTTCCGTTCAGCGATGAATGGTTGGCGCGATTTCGTTTTGCGCGGGTTTTCGCGCGATGCGGCCCGGGTGAGGCGGGGAACCTCGAACAGAATTTGCGGAATCCGGTGACGGTTTTCGTGTGAACGTTGAGAAGGGTGAAGGCCAAGATGCCGACGATCAACCAGCTGATCGCAAATCCGCGCGAAGTGCAGAAGTCGCGCAAGAAGGTGCCGGCGCTGCAGCAGTCGCCGCAGAAGCGTGGCGTTTGCACGCGCGTCTACACCACGACCCCGAAGAAGCCGAACTCGGCGCTTCGTAAGGTCGCCAAGGTGCGCCTGACCAACGGCTTCGAGGTGATCGGCTACATCCCGGGTGAAGGCCATAACCTCCAGGAGCACTCGGTGGTCATGATCCGCGGCGGCCGCGTCAAGGACTTGCCGGGCGTGCGCTACCACATCCTCCGCGGCGTGCTGGATACCCAGGGCGTCAAGAACCGTAAGCAGCGTCGTTCGAAGTACGGCGCGAAGCGTCCGAAGTAAGACGTTCGAGATAAAGCGGGAACAGATCACATGTCGCGTCGCCATTCAGCCGAAAAGCGTGAAGTGCTTCCGGATCCGAAGTTCGGGAACATCATCGTCACCAAGTTCATGAACTCGGTGATGTACGCCGGCAAGAAGTCGGTCGCCGAAGGAATCGTCTACGGCGCGTTCGGTATCATCGAGGCCAAGACCAAGCAGAGCCCGCTGACGGTGTTCGAGCAGGCGCTGGAGAACGTCATGCCGACGATCGAAGTGCGCTCGCGCCGCGTCGGTGGTGCGACCTATCAGGTGCCGGTCGAAGTTCGCTCGACCCGCCGCCAGGCGCTGGGCATCCGCTGGCTGATCTCGGCCGCCCGCGACCGCAACGAGAAGACCATGACCGAGCGGCTTTCGGCGGAGCTGCTCGATGCCTCGAACAACCGGGGTAACGCCGTGAAGAAGCGTGAAGACGTGCACCGGATGGCTGAAGCCAACCGCGCCTTCTCGCACTACCGCTGGTAACAGCGGCCCGAACGGAAATCAGGGAACAGATCCATGCCCCGCCAACACGCCATCGAAGACTATCGCAACTTCGGTATCATGGCGCATATCGACGCCGGTAAGACGACGACGACCGAGCGCATCCTGTATTACACCGGCAAGAGCCACAAGATCGGCGAAGTGCACGAAGGTGCCGCGACGATGGACTGGATGGAGCAGGAGCAGGAGCGTGGCATCACGATCACCTCTGCTGCCACCACCGCGTTCTGGAACGGCAAGCGCCTGAACATCATCGACACTCCCGGCCACGTCGACTTCACCATCGAAGTCGAGCGCAGCTTGCGGGTGCTCGACGGCGCCGTGTGCGTGCTCGACTCCAACCAGGGCGTCGAGCCGCAGACCGAGACCGTCTGGCGCCAGGGCGACAAGTACAAGGTGCCGCGCATCGTCTTCGCCAACAAGATGGACAAGACCGGTGCCGACTTCTTCAAGTGCCTGGCCGACATCGTCGACCGCCTGGGCGCGAAGCCGGTTGCGATCCAGTTGCCGATCGGTGCCGAGAACAACTTCAAGGGCTGCATCGATCTCGTGACCATGAAGGCGATCGTCTGGAACGACGAGTCGCTCGGCGCGAAGTTCGACCACGTCGAGATCCCCGCTGAGCTGGCTGACCAGGCCAAGGAATATCGCGAGAAGCTGGTGGAAGCCGCCGTCGAGCTCGACGACGATGCTCTGACTGCGTTCCTGGACGGCAAGGAGCCGGACGAAGCGACGCTGAAGAAGCTGATCCGCAAGGCGGTGCTGACCGGCGCGTTCTATCCCGTGCTGTGCGGCTCGGCCTTCAAGAACAAGGGCGTGCAGCCCTTGCTCGACGCCGTCGTCGACTATCTGCCGTCGCCGCTCGACGTGCCCGCGATCAAGGGCACCGACGACGAGGGCAACGAGGTCGTGCGCAAGGCGGACGACAAGGAGCCGCTGTCGCTGCTCGCGTTCAAGATCATGGACGACCCGTTCGTCGGCACCATCACCTTCTGCCGCATCTATTCGGGCATCCTGACCTCGGGCACCGGCGTCGTGAACTCGACCCGCGAGAAGAAGGAGCGCATCGGCCGCATGCTGCTGATGCACGCCAACAACCGCGAGGACATCAAGGAAGCCTATGCGGGCGACATCGTCGCTCTCGCCGGCCTCAAGGAAGCCCGCACCGGTGACACGCTGTGCGACCCGTCGAACCAGGTCATCCTGGAAAAGATGGAATTCCCGGAGCCGGTCATCGAGATCGCGATCGAGCCGAAGTCGAAGGCCGACCAGGAGAAGCTGGGCATCGCGCTGGCGAAGCTCGCCGCGGAGGATCCGTCCTTCCGCGTGTCGACCGATCACGAGTCGGGCCAGACCATCCTGAAGGGCATGGGCGAGCTCCATCTCGACATCAAGGTCGACATCCTGAAGCGCACCTACAAGGTCGATGCGAACATCGGCGCGCCGCAGGTGGCGTTCCGTGAGCGCATCACCAAGCCGGCCAATGTGGACTACACCCACAAGAAGCAGACCGGCGGCACCGGCCAGTTCGCGGCTGTGAGCCTCGTGGTCGAGCCGAACGAGCCGGGCGGCGGCTACGTGTTCGAGTCCAAGATCGTCGGCGGTGCGGTTCCGAAGGAATACATCCCCGGCGTCGAAAAGGGCATCGAGAGCGTGCTCGGCGCGGGCGTGGTTGCCGGCTTCCCGGTGGTCGACGTCAAGGTGGCGCTGGTCGACGGCAAGTATCACGACGTCGACTCGTCGGCGCTGGCCTTCGAAATCGCGTCGCGCGCGGCCTTCCGTGAGGCGCTGCAGAAGGGCAAGTCCGTTCTGCTCGAGCCGATCATGAAGGTCGAGGTCGTGACCCCGGAAGACTACACCGGCTCGGTCATCGGCGACTTGAACTCGCGTCGTGGCCAGATCCAGGGCCAGGACATGCGCGGCAACGCCAACGTCATCAACGCGATGGTGCCGCTCATGAACATGTTCGGTTACGTGAACAATCTGCGCTCGATGAGCCAGGGTCGCGCGACCTTCACGATGCAGTTCTCGCACTACGCTGAAGCGCCGGCCAACGTGTCGGCTGAAGTCCAGAAGAAGTTTGCCTGATTGTCGCGAGCTCAAGTTAGCGACTGAACGGAGAGTCAAATGGCCAAAGCTAAATTTGAACGTAACAAGCCCCACTGCAACATCGGCACCATCGGTCACGTCGACCATGGCAAGACGTCGCTGACGGCTGCCATCACCAAGATCCTGGCCGAGACGGGCGGTGCGACGTTCACTGCCTACGACCAGATCGACAAGGCGCCGGAAGAGAAGGCTCGTGGCATCACCATCTCGACCGCTCACGTCGAGTACGAGACCAAGAACCGCCACTACGCCCACGTCGACTGCCCCGGTCACGCCGACTACGTGAAGAACATGATCACCGGCGCTGCCCAGATGGACGGCGCGATCCTGGTCGTGTCGGCCGCTGACGGCCCGATGCCGCAGACCCGTGAGCACATCCTGCTCGCCCGTCAGGTCGGCGTTCCCGCGCTGGTCGTGTTCCTCAACAAGTGCGACATGGTCGACGATCCGGAACTGCTTGAGCTGGTCGAGCTCGAGGTTCGCGAGCTGCTGTCGAAGTACGAATTCCCGGGCGACAAGATCCCGATCATCAAGGGTTCGGCGCTCGCCGCTCTGGAAGATTCGGACAAGAAGCTCGGTCACGACGCCATCCTCGAGCTGATGCGCAATGTCGACGAGTACATTCCGCAGCCGGAGCGTCCGATCGACCAGCCCTTCCTGATGCCGGTCGAAGACGTGTTCTCGATCTCGGGCCGCGGCACCGTGGTGACCGGTCGTGTCGAGCGCGGCATCATCAAGGTCGGCGAGGAAATCGAGATCGTCGGCATCCGTCCGACCCAGAAGACCACCGTCACCGGCGTCGAAATGTTCCGCAAGCTGCTCGATCAGGGCCAGGCTGGCGACAACATCGGTGCGCTGCTCCGCGGCACCAAGCGTGAGGACGTCGAGCGCGGCCAGGTTCTCTGCAAGCCGGGTTCGGTCAAGCCGCACACCAAGTTCAAGGCTGAGGCGTACATCCTCACCAAGGAAGAGGGCGGCCGTCACACTCCGTTCTTCACCAACTATCGTCCGCAGTTCTACTTCCGCACGACCGACGTGACCGGCGTCGTTCACCTGCCGGAAGGCACCGAGATGGTGATGCCGGGCGACAACATCGCGATGGAAGTGCACCTGATCGTGCCGATCGCGATGGAAGAGAAGCTGCGCTTCGCCATCCGTGAAGGCGGCCGCACCGTCGGCGCCGGCGTCGTCGCCTCGATCATCGAGTAACAACACGAATAGGGAATGGCGGGTGGCGAATGGAGATCCATTCGCCGTTCGCTACTCGCCACTCACTACTCAAAGAAAGATACGGCAATGAACGGCCAAAATATCCGCATCCGTCTCAAGGCGTTTGACCATCGTATCCTCGATACGTCGACGCGCGAGATCGTCAACACGGCGAAACGGACCGGCGCGCAGGTTCGCGGACCCATTCCGCTGCCGACCCGCATCGAAAAGTTCACCGTCAACCGTTCGCCGCACGTCGACAAGAAGAGCCGCGAGCAGTTCGAGATGCGCACCCACAAGCGTCTCCTCGACATCGTCGATCCGACCCCGCAGACCGTCGATGCTCTCATGAAGCTCGACCTGGCTGCCGGCGTCGACGTCGAGATCAAGCTCTAAGTTTTTGGATTCACGTTCGCCTCATCGCGGACATAGAGAAGAACAGGAAGCACGCCGATGCGCTCCGGAGTGATCGCACAAAAGGTCGGGATGACGCGGGTCTTCACGGAGACCGGCGAACATATCCCCGTGACCGTGCTGAAGCTCGGCAATTGCCAGGTGGTCGGTCACCGCACCACCGAGAAGAACGGCTACGTCGCGCTGCAGCTCGGCAGCGGCAGCCGCAAGACGGTCTACATGCCGAAGGCGGAGCGCGGCCAGTTCGCGGTCGCCAAGGTCGAGCCGAAGCGCAAGCTCGCCGAATTCCGTGTCAGCGAGGACTCGCTGATCCCGGTCGGCGCCGAGATCCAGGCCGACCACTTCGTCGTGGGCCAGTTCGTCGACGTCACCGGCACCTCGGTCGGTAAGGGCTTCGCGGGCGGCATGAAGCGCTGGAACTTCGGCGGCCTGCGCGCCACGCACGGTGTGTCGATCTCGCACCGTTCGATCGGTTCGACC is from Bradyrhizobium sp. ORS 285 and encodes:
- the tuf gene encoding elongation factor Tu; amino-acid sequence: MAKAKFERNKPHCNIGTIGHVDHGKTSLTAAITKILAETGGATFTAYDQIDKAPEEKARGITISTAHVEYETKNRHYAHVDCPGHADYVKNMITGAAQMDGAILVVSAADGPMPQTREHILLARQVGVPALVVFLNKCDMVDDPELLELVELEVRELLSKYEFPGDKIPIIKGSALAALEDSDKKLGHDAILELMRNVDEYIPQPERPIDQPFLMPVEDVFSISGRGTVVTGRVERGIIKVGEEIEIVGIRPTQKTTVTGVEMFRKLLDQGQAGDNIGALLRGTKREDVERGQVLCKPGSVKPHTKFKAEAYILTKEEGGRHTPFFTNYRPQFYFRTTDVTGVVHLPEGTEMVMPGDNIAMEVHLIVPIAMEEKLRFAIREGGRTVGAGVVASIIE
- the fusA gene encoding elongation factor G — protein: MPRQHAIEDYRNFGIMAHIDAGKTTTTERILYYTGKSHKIGEVHEGAATMDWMEQEQERGITITSAATTAFWNGKRLNIIDTPGHVDFTIEVERSLRVLDGAVCVLDSNQGVEPQTETVWRQGDKYKVPRIVFANKMDKTGADFFKCLADIVDRLGAKPVAIQLPIGAENNFKGCIDLVTMKAIVWNDESLGAKFDHVEIPAELADQAKEYREKLVEAAVELDDDALTAFLDGKEPDEATLKKLIRKAVLTGAFYPVLCGSAFKNKGVQPLLDAVVDYLPSPLDVPAIKGTDDEGNEVVRKADDKEPLSLLAFKIMDDPFVGTITFCRIYSGILTSGTGVVNSTREKKERIGRMLLMHANNREDIKEAYAGDIVALAGLKEARTGDTLCDPSNQVILEKMEFPEPVIEIAIEPKSKADQEKLGIALAKLAAEDPSFRVSTDHESGQTILKGMGELHLDIKVDILKRTYKVDANIGAPQVAFRERITKPANVDYTHKKQTGGTGQFAAVSLVVEPNEPGGGYVFESKIVGGAVPKEYIPGVEKGIESVLGAGVVAGFPVVDVKVALVDGKYHDVDSSALAFEIASRAAFREALQKGKSVLLEPIMKVEVVTPEDYTGSVIGDLNSRRGQIQGQDMRGNANVINAMVPLMNMFGYVNNLRSMSQGRATFTMQFSHYAEAPANVSAEVQKKFA
- the rpsJ gene encoding 30S ribosomal protein S10, whose translation is MNGQNIRIRLKAFDHRILDTSTREIVNTAKRTGAQVRGPIPLPTRIEKFTVNRSPHVDKKSREQFEMRTHKRLLDIVDPTPQTVDALMKLDLAAGVDVEIKL
- the rplC gene encoding 50S ribosomal protein L3 gives rise to the protein MRSGVIAQKVGMTRVFTETGEHIPVTVLKLGNCQVVGHRTTEKNGYVALQLGSGSRKTVYMPKAERGQFAVAKVEPKRKLAEFRVSEDSLIPVGAEIQADHFVVGQFVDVTGTSVGKGFAGGMKRWNFGGLRATHGVSISHRSIGSTGGRQDPGKTWKNKKMPGHMGVDRITTLNLRVVQTDVERGLILVEGAVPGSKGGWISVRDAVKKPLPKEAPKPGKFKVAGEQAAEAPAVQEGA